A window from Pseudomonas alloputida encodes these proteins:
- a CDS encoding gamma-butyrobetaine hydroxylase-like domain-containing protein has product MARLPTAINLHKASKTLSLTYAPGEVYHLPAEFLRVHSPSAEVQGHGNPILQFGKINVGLSGLEPAGQYALKLTFDDGHDSGLFTWEYLEQLCLRQEQLWAEYLDELQKAGKSRDPAESVVKLML; this is encoded by the coding sequence ATGGCCCGCCTGCCTACCGCCATCAACCTGCACAAAGCCTCCAAGACCCTCAGCCTCACCTACGCACCCGGCGAGGTCTACCACCTGCCCGCCGAATTCCTGCGCGTGCACTCTCCCTCCGCCGAGGTCCAGGGCCACGGCAACCCCATCCTGCAGTTCGGCAAGATCAACGTCGGCCTCAGTGGCTTGGAACCTGCCGGCCAATATGCACTGAAACTGACCTTCGACGACGGCCATGACAGCGGCTTGTTCACTTGGGAATACCTTGAGCAACTGTGCCTGCGCCAGGAACAACTGTGGGCAGAATACCTCGATGAGTTGCAAAAGGCCGGCAAATCCCGCGACCCAGCCGAATCTGTGGTCAAGCTCATGCTCTAG
- a CDS encoding dihydroorotase, which translates to MTISILGARVIDPNSGLDQVTDLHLDGGRIVAIGAAPAGFSASRTIQADGLVAAPGLVDLGVSLREPGYSRKGNIASETRAAVAGGVTSLCCPPQTKPVLDTSAVAELILDRAREAANSKVYPVGALTKGLEGEQLAELVALRDTGCVAFGNGLKEIPNNRTLARALEYAATFDLTVVFHSQDRDLAQGGLAHEGAMASFLGLPGIPESAETVALARNLLLVEQSGVRAHFSQITSARGARLIAQAQALGLPVTADVALYQLILTDESLREFSSLYHVQPPLRTAADRDGLREAVKSGVIQAISSHHQPHERDAKLAPFGATEPGISSVELLLPLAMTLVQDGLLDLPTLLARLSSGPAAALRLPAGELKVGGAADLVLFDPQASTVAGEQWFSRGENCPFIGHCLPGAVRYTLVDGHICHEA; encoded by the coding sequence GTGACCATCAGTATTCTTGGCGCCCGGGTGATCGACCCCAACAGTGGCCTGGACCAGGTCACCGACCTGCACCTGGACGGCGGCCGCATTGTCGCCATCGGCGCCGCACCGGCCGGTTTCAGCGCCAGCCGCACGATCCAGGCTGATGGCCTGGTCGCTGCGCCCGGCCTGGTCGACCTGGGCGTGTCCCTGCGCGAGCCGGGTTACAGCCGCAAAGGCAACATCGCCAGTGAAACCCGCGCTGCCGTTGCCGGCGGTGTCACCAGCCTGTGCTGCCCGCCACAGACCAAGCCGGTGCTGGACACCTCGGCGGTAGCCGAACTTATTCTTGACCGCGCCCGCGAAGCCGCCAACAGCAAGGTCTACCCGGTCGGCGCTCTGACCAAGGGCCTGGAGGGCGAGCAACTGGCCGAACTGGTGGCCCTGCGTGACACCGGTTGCGTAGCGTTTGGCAACGGCCTGAAGGAAATCCCCAACAACCGTACCCTGGCCCGCGCCCTGGAGTATGCCGCCACCTTCGACCTGACGGTGGTGTTCCACTCCCAGGACCGCGACCTGGCCCAGGGCGGCCTGGCCCACGAAGGTGCCATGGCCAGCTTCCTCGGCCTGCCGGGCATCCCGGAGAGCGCCGAAACCGTGGCCCTGGCGCGCAACCTGCTGCTGGTGGAACAGAGCGGCGTGCGTGCGCACTTCAGCCAGATCACCAGCGCCCGTGGCGCGCGGCTGATCGCCCAGGCCCAGGCCTTGGGCCTGCCGGTAACCGCCGATGTAGCGCTGTACCAGCTGATCCTCACGGACGAGTCGCTGCGCGAGTTCTCCAGCCTGTACCACGTGCAGCCGCCGCTGCGCACCGCTGCCGACCGTGACGGATTGCGCGAGGCGGTGAAGTCGGGGGTGATCCAGGCCATCTCCAGCCACCACCAGCCGCACGAGCGCGACGCCAAGCTGGCCCCGTTCGGCGCCACCGAGCCGGGTATCAGCAGCGTCGAGTTGCTGCTGCCACTGGCCATGACCCTGGTGCAGGACGGCCTGCTCGACCTGCCGACCTTGCTGGCCCGCCTGAGCAGCGGCCCGGCTGCCGCCCTGCGCCTGCCGGCCGGTGAGCTGAAAGTGGGTGGCGCGGCCGACCTGGTGCTGTTCGACCCGCAAGCGTCCACCGTTGCTGGCGAACAATGGTTCTCCCGTGGCGAGAACTGCCCGTTCATCGGCCACTGCCTGCCGGGCGCGGTGCGTTATACCTTGGTCGATGGCCACATCTGCCACGAGGCCTGA
- the hslV gene encoding ATP-dependent protease subunit HslV, producing MTTIVSVRRNGKVVMGGDGQVSLGNTVMKGNAKKVRRLYHGQVIAGFAGATADAFTLFERFEGQLEKHQGHLVRAAVELAKEWRTDRSLSRLEAMLAVANKDASLIITGNGDVVEPEDGLIAMGSGGAYAQAAARALLNKTDLSAREIAETALNIAGDICVFTNHNLTIEEQDLAD from the coding sequence TTGACCACAATCGTTTCTGTCCGCCGTAACGGCAAAGTCGTCATGGGCGGCGACGGCCAGGTATCCCTCGGCAACACCGTGATGAAAGGCAACGCCAAGAAGGTGCGCCGCCTGTACCACGGCCAGGTCATCGCGGGCTTCGCCGGCGCCACTGCCGACGCCTTCACCCTGTTCGAGCGCTTTGAAGGTCAGCTGGAAAAACACCAGGGCCACCTGGTACGCGCCGCCGTCGAGCTGGCCAAGGAATGGCGTACCGACCGCTCCCTGAGCCGCCTGGAAGCCATGCTGGCCGTGGCCAACAAGGATGCATCCCTGATCATCACCGGCAACGGTGACGTGGTCGAACCCGAAGATGGCCTGATCGCCATGGGGTCCGGCGGCGCCTATGCCCAGGCCGCAGCCCGTGCCCTGCTGAACAAGACCGACCTCTCGGCCCGCGAAATCGCCGAGACCGCCCTGAACATCGCCGGCGACATCTGCGTGTTCACCAACCACAACCTGACCATCGAGGAGCAGGACCTGGCCGACTGA
- the hslU gene encoding ATP-dependent protease ATPase subunit HslU yields MSMTPREIVHELNRHIIGQDDAKRAVAIALRNRWRRMQLPAELRAEVTPKNILMIGPTGVGKTEIARRLAKLANAPFLKVEATKFTEVGYVGRDVESIIRDLADAALKMLREQEIIRVRHRAEDAAEDRILDALLPQARVTSFSEEAAQTSSDSNTRQLFRKRLREGQLDDKEIEIEVADAVGVEIAAPPGMEEMTNQLQSLFANMGKGKRKARKLKVKEALKMVRDEEASRLVNEEELKAKALEAVEQHGIVFIDEIDKVAKRGNVGGADVSREGVQRDLLPLIEGCTVNTKLGMVKTDHILFIASGAFHLSKPSDLVPELQGRLPIRVELKALTPEDFERILQEPHASLTEQYQALLKTEGLNIEFLADGIKRLAEIAYQVNEKTENIGARRLHTLLERLLEEVSFSAGDLASTHDEAPIQIDAAYVNSHLGELAQNEDLSRYIL; encoded by the coding sequence ATGTCCATGACCCCCCGCGAGATCGTCCACGAACTCAACCGCCACATCATCGGCCAGGACGACGCCAAGCGCGCCGTGGCCATTGCCCTGCGCAACCGCTGGCGGCGCATGCAGCTCCCTGCCGAGCTGCGTGCCGAAGTCACCCCCAAAAACATCCTGATGATCGGCCCTACCGGCGTCGGCAAGACCGAAATCGCCCGCCGGCTGGCCAAACTGGCCAACGCGCCGTTCCTCAAGGTCGAGGCCACCAAGTTCACCGAAGTGGGCTACGTGGGCCGCGACGTCGAGTCGATCATCCGTGACCTGGCCGATGCCGCGCTGAAGATGCTGCGCGAGCAGGAAATCATCCGCGTGCGCCACCGCGCCGAAGACGCCGCCGAAGACCGCATCCTCGACGCCCTGCTGCCCCAGGCACGCGTCACCAGCTTCAGCGAAGAAGCCGCACAGACCAGCAGCGACTCCAACACCCGCCAGCTATTCCGCAAGCGCCTGCGCGAAGGCCAGCTGGACGACAAGGAAATCGAGATCGAAGTGGCCGATGCCGTCGGTGTCGAAATTGCTGCGCCGCCTGGCATGGAAGAAATGACCAACCAGCTGCAGAGCCTGTTTGCCAACATGGGCAAGGGCAAACGCAAAGCGCGCAAGCTGAAGGTGAAAGAAGCGCTGAAGATGGTTCGCGATGAAGAAGCGAGCCGCCTGGTCAACGAGGAAGAGCTCAAGGCCAAGGCCCTGGAAGCAGTCGAACAGCACGGTATCGTGTTCATCGACGAAATCGACAAGGTTGCCAAGCGTGGCAACGTTGGCGGCGCCGACGTGTCCCGTGAAGGCGTACAGCGCGACCTGCTGCCGCTGATCGAAGGCTGCACCGTCAACACCAAGCTGGGCATGGTCAAGACCGACCACATTCTGTTCATTGCCTCGGGTGCATTCCACCTGAGCAAGCCGAGCGACCTGGTGCCCGAGCTGCAAGGCCGCCTGCCGATTCGTGTCGAGCTCAAGGCACTGACCCCGGAAGACTTCGAGCGCATCCTGCAGGAGCCGCACGCGTCGCTGACCGAGCAGTACCAGGCATTGCTGAAGACCGAAGGCCTGAACATCGAGTTCCTCGCCGACGGCATCAAGCGCCTGGCCGAGATTGCCTACCAGGTCAACGAGAAGACCGAAAACATCGGTGCCCGCCGCCTGCACACCCTGCTCGAGCGTTTGCTCGAAGAAGTGTCGTTCAGTGCGGGCGACCTGGCCAGCACCCATGACGAAGCGCCGATCCAGATCGACGCGGCGTATGTGAACAGCCACCTGGGTGAGCTGGCACAGAACGAAGACCTGTCGCGTTACATTCTGTAA
- the phaC gene encoding class II poly(R)-hydroxyalkanoic acid synthase, with protein MTDKPAKGSTTLPATRMNVQNAILGLRGRDLLSTLRNVGRHGLRHPLHTAHHLLALGGQLGRVMLGDTPYQPNPRDARFSDPTWSQNPFYRRGLQAYLAWQKQTRQWIDESHLNDDDRARAHFLFNLINDALAPSNSLLNPLAVKELFNTGGQSLVRGVAHLLDDLRHNDGLPRQVDERAFEVGVNLAATPGAVVFRNELLELIQYSPMSEKQHARPLLVVPPQINKFYIFDLSATNSFVQYMLKSGLQVFMVSWRNPDPRHREWGLSSYVQALEEALNACRSISGNRDPNLMGACAGGLTMAALQGHLQAKKQLRRVRSATYLVSLLDSKFESPASLFADEQTIEAAKRRSYQCGVLDGGEVARIFAWMRPNDLIWNYWVNNYLLGKTPPAFDILYWNADSTRLPAALHGDLLEFFKLNPLTYASGLEVCGTPIDLQQVNIDSFTVAGSNDHITPWDAVYRSALLLGGERRFVLANSGHIQSIINPPGNPKAYYLANPKLSSDPRAWFHDAKRSEGSWWPLWLEWITARSGLLKAPRTELGNATYPPLGPAPGTYVLTR; from the coding sequence ATGACAGACAAACCGGCCAAAGGATCGACAACGCTCCCCGCCACCCGCATGAACGTGCAGAACGCCATCCTCGGCCTGCGCGGCCGCGACCTGCTTTCCACGCTGCGCAACGTCGGCCGCCACGGCCTGCGCCACCCGCTGCATACCGCGCATCATCTGCTGGCGCTTGGCGGGCAGTTGGGGCGGGTGATGCTGGGGGACACGCCCTACCAGCCGAACCCGCGTGACGCACGCTTCAGTGACCCGACCTGGAGCCAGAACCCGTTCTACCGCCGCGGCCTGCAAGCCTATCTGGCCTGGCAGAAGCAGACACGCCAGTGGATCGATGAAAGCCATTTGAACGACGATGATCGAGCCCGCGCCCACTTCCTGTTCAACCTGATCAACGATGCGCTGGCGCCCAGCAACTCACTGCTCAATCCGTTGGCGGTCAAGGAGCTGTTCAACACCGGCGGCCAGAGCCTGGTGCGCGGCGTGGCTCACCTGCTCGACGACCTGCGTCACAACGATGGGCTGCCTCGTCAGGTGGACGAGCGCGCCTTCGAAGTGGGCGTTAACCTGGCCGCAACCCCTGGCGCAGTGGTATTTCGCAACGAGCTGCTGGAGCTGATCCAGTACTCGCCGATGAGCGAAAAGCAGCACGCACGCCCACTGCTGGTCGTGCCGCCTCAGATCAACAAGTTCTACATCTTCGACCTCAGCGCGACCAACAGCTTCGTCCAGTACATGCTCAAAAGCGGCTTGCAGGTGTTCATGGTCAGCTGGCGCAACCCCGACCCACGCCACCGTGAATGGGGCCTTTCCAGCTATGTGCAAGCCCTGGAGGAAGCGCTCAATGCCTGCCGCAGTATCAGCGGCAACCGCGACCCCAACCTGATGGGTGCCTGTGCCGGCGGCCTGACCATGGCCGCACTGCAAGGCCATCTGCAAGCCAAGAAGCAATTGCGCCGGGTGCGCAGTGCCACGTATCTGGTCAGCTTGCTGGACAGCAAGTTCGAAAGCCCGGCCAGCCTGTTCGCCGATGAGCAGACCATCGAAGCGGCCAAGCGACGCTCCTATCAGTGTGGCGTGCTGGACGGTGGTGAAGTGGCGCGGATCTTCGCCTGGATGCGGCCCAACGACCTGATCTGGAACTACTGGGTAAACAACTACCTGCTCGGCAAGACACCGCCGGCGTTCGACATCCTGTACTGGAATGCCGACAGCACGCGCCTGCCCGCCGCGCTGCATGGCGACCTGCTGGAGTTTTTCAAGCTCAACCCCTTGACCTACGCGTCCGGGCTGGAGGTGTGCGGTACGCCGATCGACCTGCAGCAGGTCAATATCGACAGCTTTACCGTGGCCGGCAGCAACGACCACATCACACCATGGGATGCGGTGTACCGCTCGGCCTTGCTGCTGGGTGGCGAGCGGCGCTTCGTGCTGGCCAACAGCGGGCATATCCAGAGCATCATCAACCCGCCAGGCAACCCCAAGGCCTACTACCTGGCCAACCCCAAGCTGAGCAGCGACCCACGCGCCTGGTTCCACGACGCCAAGCGCAGTGAAGGCAGCTGGTGGCCGTTGTGGCTGGAGTGGATCACCGCACGCTCCGGCCTGCTCAAGGCACCGCGTACTGAACTGGGCAACGCCACTTACCCACCGCTAGGCCCCGCGCCAGGCACCTACGTGCTGACCCGATGA
- a CDS encoding phasin family protein, which translates to MAGKKNTEKEGSSWVGGIEKYSRKIWLAGLGIYSKIDQDGPKLFDSLVKDGEKAEKQAKKTAEDVAETAKSSTTSRVSGVKDRALGKWSELEEAFDKRLNSAISRLGVPSRNEIKALHQQVDSLTKQIEKLTGASVTPISSRAAATKPAASKAAAKPLAKAAAKPAAKTAAAKPAGKTAAAKPAAKTAAEKPAAKPAAKPAAAKPAAAKKPAVKKAPAKPAAAKPAAPAASAAPAATTAPATAATPASSTPSAPTGTGTLI; encoded by the coding sequence ATGGCTGGCAAGAAGAACACCGAAAAAGAAGGCAGCTCCTGGGTCGGCGGGATCGAGAAATACTCCCGCAAGATCTGGCTGGCGGGGCTGGGTATCTATTCGAAGATCGACCAGGACGGCCCGAAGCTGTTCGACTCGCTGGTGAAGGATGGCGAGAAGGCCGAGAAGCAGGCGAAAAAGACGGCTGAAGATGTTGCCGAGACTGCCAAGTCTTCGACCACTTCGCGGGTGTCGGGCGTGAAGGACCGTGCGCTGGGCAAGTGGAGCGAACTTGAAGAAGCCTTCGACAAGCGCCTTAACAGCGCCATCTCGCGCCTTGGCGTGCCGAGCCGCAACGAGATCAAGGCACTGCACCAGCAGGTGGACAGCCTGACCAAGCAGATCGAGAAGCTGACCGGTGCTTCGGTTACGCCGATTTCGTCGCGCGCTGCAGCAACCAAGCCGGCTGCAAGCAAGGCTGCGGCCAAGCCACTGGCCAAGGCAGCAGCTAAGCCTGCGGCGAAAACGGCGGCGGCCAAACCTGCTGGCAAAACCGCAGCGGCCAAACCCGCAGCCAAAACCGCAGCGGAAAAACCTGCAGCTAAGCCAGCAGCCAAGCCTGCAGCGGCCAAACCTGCGGCAGCCAAGAAACCTGCGGTGAAGAAAGCTCCAGCCAAACCGGCAGCGGCCAAACCAGCAGCACCAGCTGCCAGCGCTGCGCCTGCAGCGACCACAGCACCGGCAACTGCCGCCACCCCGGCCAGCAGCACGCCGTCGGCACCGACTGGCACCGGTACCCTGATCTGA
- a CDS encoding TetR/AcrR family transcriptional regulator: protein MKTRDRILECALQLFNQQGEPNVSTLEIANELGISPGNLYYHFHGKEPLVLGLFERFEEALMPLLDPPLEVRLDAEDYWLFLHLIVERMAQYRFLFQDLSNLTGRLPKLARGMRSLINAIKRTLAALLASLKSQGLVESDTQALGQLVEQITLTLMFSLDYQRVLGREGDVGIVVYQVMMLVAPHLQAQARAAAEQLAVKYLEG, encoded by the coding sequence ATGAAAACCCGCGATCGTATCCTTGAATGCGCCCTGCAGTTGTTCAACCAGCAGGGCGAACCCAACGTATCCACCCTGGAAATTGCCAACGAACTCGGCATCAGCCCAGGCAACCTGTACTACCACTTCCATGGCAAGGAGCCCTTGGTTCTGGGCTTGTTCGAGCGTTTTGAAGAAGCGTTGATGCCGTTGCTGGACCCACCGCTGGAGGTGCGGCTGGACGCAGAGGATTACTGGCTGTTTCTGCACTTGATCGTCGAGCGCATGGCTCAGTACCGCTTCCTGTTCCAGGACCTGTCCAACCTGACCGGGCGCCTGCCCAAACTCGCCCGAGGCATGCGCAGCCTGATCAATGCAATCAAACGCACGCTGGCGGCGCTGTTGGCCAGCCTCAAGAGCCAGGGGCTGGTAGAAAGTGATACCCAGGCGCTGGGGCAACTGGTCGAGCAGATCACACTGACGCTGATGTTCTCGCTGGATTACCAGCGTGTGCTGGGGCGCGAGGGGGATGTGGGGATCGTGGTGTATCAGGTGATGATGCTGGTGGCGCCGCATCTGCAGGCCCAGGCCCGGGCGGCGGCGGAGCAGCTGGCAGTGAAGTACCTGGAGGGGTAG
- the phaZ gene encoding poly(3-hydroxyalkanoate) depolymerase → MPQPYIFRTVELDNQSIRTAVRPGKPHLTPLLIFNGIGANLELVFPFIDALDPDLEVIAFDVPGVGGSSTPRNPYRFPGLAKLTARMLDYLDYGQVNVIGVSWGGALAQQFAHDYPERCKKLVLAATAAGAVMVPGKPKVLWMMASPRRYVQPSHVIRIAPMIYGGGFRRDPDLAMHHAAKVRSGGKLGYYWQLFAGLGWTSIHWLHKIRQPTLVLAGDDDPLIPLINMRLLAWRIPNAQLHIIDDGHLFLITRAEAVAPIIMKFLQEERQRAVMHPRPASGG, encoded by the coding sequence ATGCCGCAACCCTATATTTTCAGGACCGTCGAGCTGGACAACCAGTCCATCCGCACCGCTGTTCGCCCCGGCAAGCCGCACCTGACGCCGTTGCTGATCTTTAACGGCATCGGCGCCAACCTCGAGCTGGTGTTCCCGTTCATCGATGCACTTGACCCGGACCTGGAAGTCATCGCCTTTGATGTGCCCGGGGTCGGCGGCTCGTCTACGCCACGCAACCCGTACCGCTTCCCTGGGCTGGCCAAGCTGACCGCGCGGATGCTCGACTACCTCGACTACGGCCAGGTCAACGTCATCGGCGTGTCCTGGGGCGGCGCCCTGGCCCAGCAGTTTGCTCACGATTACCCCGAGCGCTGCAAGAAGCTGGTGCTGGCCGCCACCGCTGCCGGTGCGGTAATGGTGCCAGGCAAGCCCAAGGTGCTGTGGATGATGGCCAGCCCCCGGCGTTACGTGCAGCCATCGCATGTCATCCGCATTGCGCCGATGATCTATGGCGGCGGCTTCCGACGTGACCCCGACCTGGCCATGCACCATGCCGCCAAGGTGCGCTCCGGCGGCAAGCTGGGCTACTACTGGCAGCTGTTCGCAGGGCTCGGCTGGACCAGCATCCACTGGCTGCACAAGATCCGGCAGCCCACCCTGGTACTGGCTGGCGACGACGACCCGTTGATCCCGCTGATCAACATGCGCCTGCTGGCCTGGCGGATTCCCAATGCCCAGCTACACATTATCGACGACGGCCATCTGTTCCTGATCACCCGTGCCGAAGCCGTCGCCCCGATCATCATGAAGTTCCTGCAGGAAGAACGTCAGCGTGCGGTCATGCATCCCCGTCCGGCCTCGGGGGGGTGA
- the phaC gene encoding class II poly(R)-hydroxyalkanoic acid synthase — protein sequence MSNKNNDELQRQASENTLGLNPVIGIRRKDLLSSARTVLRQAVRQPLHSAKHVAHFGLELKNVLLGKSSLAPDSDDRRFNDPAWSNNPLYRRYLQTYLAWRKELQDWVSSSDLSPQDISRGQFVINLMTEAMAPTNTLSNPAAVKRFFETGGKSLLDGLSNLAKDMVNNGGMPSQVNMDAFEVGKNLGTSEGAVVYRNDVLELIQYSPITEQVHARPLLVVPPQINKFYVFDLSPEKSLARFCLRSQQQTFIISWRNPTKAQREWGLSTYIDALKEAVDAVLSITGSKDLNMLGACSGGITCTALVGHYAAIGENKVNALTLLVSVLDTTMDNQVALFVDEQTLEAAKRHSYQAGVLEGSEMAKVFAWMRPNDLIWNYWVNNYLLGNEPPVFDILFWNNDTTRLPAAFHGDLIEMFKSNPLTRPDALEVCGTAIDLKQVKCDIYSLAGTNDHITPWPSCYRSAHLFGGKIEFVLSNSGHIQSILNPPGNPKARFMTGADRPGDPVAWQENAIKHADSWWLHWQSWLGERAGALKKAPTRLGNRTYAAGEASPGTYVHER from the coding sequence ATGAGTAACAAGAACAACGATGAGCTACAGCGGCAGGCCTCGGAAAACACCCTGGGGCTGAACCCGGTCATCGGCATCCGCCGCAAGGACCTGTTGAGCTCGGCACGCACCGTGCTGCGCCAGGCCGTGCGCCAACCGCTGCACAGCGCCAAGCATGTGGCTCACTTTGGCCTGGAGCTGAAGAACGTGTTGCTGGGCAAATCCAGCCTGGCCCCGGACAGCGACGACCGTCGCTTCAATGACCCGGCCTGGAGCAACAACCCGCTGTACCGCCGCTACCTGCAAACCTACCTGGCCTGGCGCAAGGAGCTGCAGGACTGGGTGAGCAGCAGCGACCTGTCCCCCCAGGACATCAGCCGCGGCCAGTTCGTCATCAACCTGATGACCGAGGCCATGGCGCCGACCAATACCCTGTCCAACCCGGCTGCGGTCAAACGCTTCTTCGAAACCGGCGGCAAGAGCCTGCTCGATGGCCTGTCCAACCTGGCCAAGGACATGGTCAACAACGGCGGCATGCCCAGCCAGGTGAACATGGATGCCTTCGAAGTGGGCAAGAACCTGGGCACCAGCGAAGGCGCGGTGGTGTACCGCAACGATGTGCTGGAACTGATCCAGTACAGCCCCATCACCGAGCAGGTGCATGCCCGTCCGCTGCTGGTGGTGCCACCGCAGATCAACAAGTTCTACGTGTTCGACCTCAGCCCGGAAAAGAGCCTGGCGCGCTTCTGCCTGCGCTCGCAGCAGCAGACCTTCATCATCAGCTGGCGCAACCCGACCAAGGCCCAGCGTGAATGGGGCCTGTCCACCTACATCGATGCGCTGAAAGAAGCCGTCGACGCGGTGCTGTCGATTACCGGCAGCAAGGACCTGAACATGCTCGGCGCCTGCTCCGGTGGCATCACTTGTACCGCACTGGTGGGCCACTATGCCGCCATTGGCGAGAACAAGGTCAACGCCCTGACCCTGCTGGTCAGCGTGCTGGACACCACCATGGACAACCAGGTTGCTTTGTTTGTCGACGAGCAGACCTTGGAGGCCGCCAAGCGCCACTCCTATCAGGCGGGCGTGCTGGAAGGCAGCGAAATGGCCAAGGTGTTCGCCTGGATGCGCCCCAACGACCTGATCTGGAACTACTGGGTAAACAACTACCTGCTCGGCAATGAGCCCCCCGTGTTCGACATCCTGTTCTGGAACAACGACACCACGCGCCTGCCGGCCGCCTTCCACGGCGACCTGATCGAAATGTTCAAGAGCAACCCGCTGACCCGCCCCGACGCCCTGGAAGTGTGCGGCACCGCGATCGACCTGAAACAGGTCAAATGCGACATCTACAGCCTCGCCGGCACCAACGACCACATCACCCCCTGGCCGTCATGCTACCGCTCGGCACATCTGTTCGGCGGCAAGATCGAATTCGTACTGTCCAACAGCGGGCATATCCAGAGCATCCTCAACCCGCCGGGCAACCCGAAGGCACGTTTCATGACCGGTGCCGATCGCCCGGGTGACCCGGTGGCCTGGCAGGAAAATGCCATCAAGCATGCAGACTCCTGGTGGTTGCACTGGCAGAGTTGGCTGGGCGAGCGTGCCGGCGCGCTGAAAAAGGCACCGACCCGCCTGGGCAACCGTACCTATGCCGCCGGCGAAGCCTCCCCAGGCACCTACGTTCACGAGCGTTGA
- a CDS encoding phasin family protein: protein MAKVIAKKKDEALDTLGEVRGYARKIWLAGIGAYARVGQEGADYFKELVRAGEGVEKRGKKRIDKELDAANHQLDEVGEEVSRVRGKVEIQLDKIEKAFDARVGRALNRLGIPSKHDVEALSIKLEQLHELLERVAHKP, encoded by the coding sequence ATGGCCAAAGTGATTGCGAAGAAAAAAGACGAAGCCCTGGACACGCTTGGCGAGGTGCGCGGCTATGCGCGCAAGATCTGGCTGGCCGGTATCGGCGCCTACGCCCGCGTCGGTCAGGAAGGCGCTGACTACTTCAAAGAGCTGGTCAGGGCGGGTGAAGGTGTCGAGAAGCGCGGCAAGAAGCGCATCGACAAAGAGCTCGATGCGGCCAACCACCAGCTTGACGAAGTCGGTGAAGAAGTGAGCCGCGTACGCGGCAAGGTAGAAATTCAACTCGACAAGATCGAAAAAGCTTTCGACGCACGGGTCGGTCGCGCCTTGAATCGCCTGGGTATTCCGTCTAAACATGACGTTGAGGCGTTGTCGATCAAGCTTGAACAGTTGCATGAGCTGCTTGAGCGCGTCGCGCACAAACCATAA